Below is a genomic region from Pseudomonas svalbardensis.
CGACTTGCCGACGCCGGACTGGCCGACGAACACGCTGATGCGTCCGTCCAATTGCTTTTGAAGTTGCTCCATGCCGTTGCCGTGGTGCGCCGAGACTTCCAGCACCGGGTAACCCAGGGTGCGGTAAACCGCCAGCAAGGCGTTCAACGCGGGGGCGTTCTGCTCGTCGATCAGGTCGAACTTGTTGAGCAACAGCAGCGGCCGGATGCCGGCGTGCTCTGCAGCAACCAGATAACGGTCGATCAAGTTGGCATGGGGCTCGGGCAGTGGCGCGAAGACGATGACGATCATGTCGACGTTGGCGGCTACAGGTTTGAGCTGACCACGGCTGTCCGGACGGCAGAGTTCGGTTTTACGCGGCAGTTGCGCCACGATCACACCGATGCCCTGGTTGCCGGCACGCCAGACCACTTGATCGCCGGTCACCAGCGCCGGCAGGTTGGCGCGCAAGTGACAGCGGAACACCTGGCCGGCCAAATCGCCATCGAGGGCTTCGACTTCGACCTGCACACCGAAGTGCGCAATCACCAGGCCTGTCTGTTCCGGACCCAGATCGCCACCCTCAAGTGCCTCGACAGCCGAGGACTCGCGTTTGGCGGCGCGGGCAGCGCGTTCGCCCTGAATCTTTTCGATGCGCCAGTTTTGACGACGATTGAGTTGGCGTTTGGCCATAGGTGTTCCGTATCAAGAATGCAGCGATTAGGTAAAACGGCCGCGAGTTTAGCACGCCCGGCTGCCGCCCTAGGCTAAACTGCGCAGCATTGCCTAGGAGCCGACACATGCAAAACCCGCAGAATCTGATCTGGATCGACCTGGAAATGACCGGTCTGAACCCTGATACCGACGTCATCATCGAAATGGCCACCATCGTCACCGACAGTGACCTGAACACCTTGGCCGAAGGTCCGGTGATCGCCATCCATCACAGCGACGAAATTCTCGCCGGCATGGACGAGTGGAATACCCGTCAACACGGCGGCTCCGGGCTGACCCAGCGCGTTCGCGACAGCCGTATCAGCATGGCCGAAGCTGAAGCCGAAACTATCGCTTTCCTGGAGAAATGGGTGCCGAAGGGCAAGTCACCGATCTGCGGCAACAGCATCTGCCAGGATCGTCGCTTCCTTTATACCCACATGAAATCGCTGGAAAGCTTCTTCCACTACCGCAACCTCGACGTCTCGACGCTGAAAGAGTTGGCCGCACGCTGGGCGCCGGACGTGCGCGACAGCTTCAAAAAGGGCAGCACTCACCTGGCCCTGGACGACATCCGCGAATCGATCGCCGAGCTGCAGCATTACCGCAAGCATTTCATCAAGTTCTGATGGAATTGAGGGCTGCACGGAATGTGCAATGCCCTCTTTTGGTGCCGTCCCTAAATGGCTAGACTGCGCGCCTTCCTGCAAGGACCGCCGCCATGTTGCTGATGCTTTACCTGATCGCCATTACCGCCGAAGCCAT
It encodes:
- the rsgA gene encoding small ribosomal subunit biogenesis GTPase RsgA, producing the protein MAKRQLNRRQNWRIEKIQGERAARAAKRESSAVEALEGGDLGPEQTGLVIAHFGVQVEVEALDGDLAGQVFRCHLRANLPALVTGDQVVWRAGNQGIGVIVAQLPRKTELCRPDSRGQLKPVAANVDMIVIVFAPLPEPHANLIDRYLVAAEHAGIRPLLLLNKFDLIDEQNAPALNALLAVYRTLGYPVLEVSAHHGNGMEQLQKQLDGRISVFVGQSGVGKSSLVNSLLPEVEARVGPLSELSGQGTHTTTTARLFHFPGGGELIDSPGIREFGLGHVSRSDVEAGFIEFNDLIGTCRFRDCKHDREPGCALLKALEEGRVQQQRMNSYRSIIASLPETSY
- the orn gene encoding oligoribonuclease, which encodes MQNPQNLIWIDLEMTGLNPDTDVIIEMATIVTDSDLNTLAEGPVIAIHHSDEILAGMDEWNTRQHGGSGLTQRVRDSRISMAEAEAETIAFLEKWVPKGKSPICGNSICQDRRFLYTHMKSLESFFHYRNLDVSTLKELAARWAPDVRDSFKKGSTHLALDDIRESIAELQHYRKHFIKF